Proteins from a single region of Antechinus flavipes isolate AdamAnt ecotype Samford, QLD, Australia chromosome 2, AdamAnt_v2, whole genome shotgun sequence:
- the USP39 gene encoding U4/U6.U5 tri-snRNP-associated protein 2 yields the protein MSSRTKRETRSSARGKRDAESRSSSSRSKRDRDSEGTGSRGSPVRVKRERNSEPAARDYSSGSVPALVPAPLLPGTRVKREREADEDSEPEREVRVRYGRLDSEDRRSRHCPYLDTINRSVLDFDFEKLCSISLSHINAYACLVCGKYFQGRGLKSHAYIHSVQFSHHVFLNLHTLKFYCLPDNYEIIDSSLEDITYVLKPTFTKQQISNLDKQAKLSRAYDGTTYLPGIVGLNNIKANDYANAVLQALSNVPPLRNYFLEEENYKNIKRPPGDIMFLLVQRFGELMRKLWNPRNFKAHVSPHEMLQAVVLCSKKTFQITKQGDGVDFLSWFLNALHSALGGTKKKKKTIVTDVFQGSMRIFTKKLPHPDLPAEEKEQLLHNDEYQETMVESTFMYLTLDLPTAPLYKDEKEQLIIPQVPLFNILAKFNGITEKEYKTYKENFLKRFQLTKLPPYLIFCIKRFTKNNFFVEKNPTIVNFPITNVDLREYLSEEVQAVHKNTTYDLIANIVHDGKPTEGSYRIHVLHHGTGKWYELQDLQVTDILPQMITLSEAYIQIWKRRDSDETNQQGA from the exons ATGTCTAGCCGTACGAAAAGGGAAACGCGGAGCTCCGCCCGGGGCAAGCGGGATGCGGAGTCCCGGAGCAGCTCGAGTCGGTCGAAGCGGGATCGGGATTCGGAGGGCACAGGGTCTCGGGGGAGTCCGGTGCGCGTAAAGCGGGAACGGAACTCGGAGCCGGCGGCGCGAGATTACTCGAGCGGGAGCGTGCCCGCGCTCGTGCCCGCGCCGCTGCTACCGGGGACGCGCGTGAAGCGGGAGCGCGAGGCCGACGAGGACTCCGAGCCGGAGCGGGAGGTGCGAG TGCGATATGGACGCTTAGACTCTGAGGATCGAAGGAGCCGCCATTGCCCCTACCTGGATACCATTAACAG GAGCGTCCTGGACTTTGACTTTGAAAAACTCTGCTCCATTTCGCTTTCACACATCAATGCGTACGCCTGCCTGGTGTGTGGCAAGTACTTTCAGG GACGAGGGTTGAAGTCTCATGCCTACATTCATAGTGTCCAGTTCAGCCACCATGTTTTCCTTAACCTGCACACCCTCAAGTTTTACTGCCTTCCAGACAACTACGAAATCATTGACTCCTCACTGGAAGACATCACT TATGTCTTGAAGCCCACATTCACCAAGCAGCAGATTTCCAACCTGGACAAGCAGGCCAAGCTGTCTCGTGCTTATGATGGGACCACCTACCTGCCTGGTATCGTGGGGCTGAATAACATCAAGGCTAATGACTACGCCAACGCCGTGCTGCAG GCTTTGTCTAACGTCCCACCCCTCCGCAACTACTTCCTTGAAGAGGAGAACTACAAGAATATCAAACGTCCTCCCGGGGACATCATGTTCTTATTGGTACAGCGTTTTGGAGAACTGATGAGGAAGCTGTGGAATCCTCGAAATTTCAAGGCACACGTTTCTCCCCATGAGATGCTTCAGGCTGTCGTTCTGTGCAGCAAGAAAACCTTTCAGATCACTAAGCAAG GTGATGGGGTAGACTTTCTTTCCTGGTTCCTGAATGCCTTACACTCAGCTCTGGGtgggacaaagaagaaaaagaaga CTATTGTGACAGATGTTTTCCAGGGGTCCATGAGAATCTTCACTAAGAAACTGCCACACCCAGATCTG cCAGCAGAAGAGAAAGAGCAGTTACTGCATAATGATGAATACCAGGAGACAATGGTTGAGTCGACTTTTATGTACTTGACCTTGGACCTTCCCACTGCTCCACTTTACAAGGATGAGAAGGAGCAACTCATCATCCCCCAGGTGCCACTCTTCAACATCTTGGCCAAATTCAATGGCATCACTGAAAAG gAATACAAGACGTACAAGGAGAACTTTCTGAAGCGTTTCCAGCTCACCAAACTGCCCCCATATCTTATCTTTTGTATTAAAAGGTTCACCAAGAACAACTTCTTTGTGGAGAAGAACCCGACCATTGTCAACTTTCCCATCAC AAATGTGGACCTGAGGGAATATCTGTCTGAGGAAGTGCAGGCCGTGCACAAGAACACCACCTACGACCTCATCGCCAACATCGTGCACGACGGGAAACCTACCGAGGGCTCCTATCGGATCCATGTTCTTCACCAT gGGACAGGAAAATGGTATGAACTCCAGGATCTACAAGTCACTGACATCCTTCCCCAGATGATCACACTTTCAGAGGCCTACATCCAG ATCTGGAAGAGACGGGACAGCGACGAGACCAACCAGCAGGGGGCGTGA